The proteins below come from a single Takifugu flavidus isolate HTHZ2018 chromosome 6, ASM371156v2, whole genome shotgun sequence genomic window:
- the myom2a gene encoding M-protein, striated muscle isoform X2, with the protein MASVKKCVCQVKSDYAFQHNKYVMKQQQQHTQRKSSFKSLSQVRAQATEAMAEQEYTIPVFRERSVEEREEYQRVSSNVEKGLSVIQEELHRMRMATKAQVDSLALDRQVKDMMTKRVEFLDEVPKMPDFIIALRPHTVWEKTPIKLFCTVQGNPRPIVKWYKEGVPVDPLSTPGKYKIESKYGVHSLVISRCAVSDTAEYSAVATNSHGVATSKATVIVKRASGAGASCHLGLVPRMTEIHPSKLEVTLIDHFPVSFGVEGDSISLVCSMVVVPNLPNLPPLAQWYRDDKLLKPNKFVEMSVGGGAARLTLPHLAKDDEGLYTLRVFTKDGSTEHSAYLFVSDAAPSVAGAPGAPMSVKAYDINSDYVLIAWKPPNIVNQAPIIGYFVDRCEAGSDTWVQCNDSPVNVCKYPVHGLKVGHTYHFRVRAVNSAGISRPSRKSDKVTALDTAESEKLQGTEEVIKIEGRYDIVIRDDELEGYVTIPGEPTNVHASEIFRSYIVLSWKPPSPRGRAPLWYVIEKCLAGTGAWQRVNTGIQLLAPRYPVFDLQDGQKYQFRVYSVNMYGSSEASEPSESIQKVNLDGTERPTGVPSAPGHVVATRNSKSSVFVQWEASKHPKNLMGYYIDGRVVGAKDWFPCNHKPFKQNRFVVHGLVPGESYVFRVQAVNVFGLSEESQESTPISVEPALATPSAPYGITMLNCDGSSITLAWKSPKHCGGSKINAYYIDKRDVDSLVWKEVNQEAVTERICTVDSLIEGTFYEFKVQAANMAGVGLPSVPSLPMKCVAWTMEEPGPAYDLSFSEVRSHSLVFLWKAPVYYGKSAITGYYVDMAKKGSSEFETLNQEPVSHRYLQVTGLEEGQSYIFRVRAVNSVGVGKPSEVSDPVCAKALPGTKEIVASVDEETGDIYLSLEACEISETSKFVWSKNYKPIGECPRVSVTAKGRTSRLTFTNPDKDDLGRYSVVVTDTDGVSASHTLTDDALNTMLELSYSIRNPIIPLKHNLNYEVLEKGHVRFWVQAVKLSPSVSYRFIVNDKEVTSGEGHKISHNVAAGIIEMTVDNFTRASEGTYTVQIHDGKAKTQSSLVLVGDVFKAALKEAEFQRKEYIRKQGPHFSEYLYFTVTEHCTVMLACKVANVKKETSFHWFKEDEEIVPEDPPNVLSGACALPLPLFSRKDQGIYKAVLADDRGKDTSVFDISGQVFDDIINAITHIAGASASELVLQCTPEGIRLQCYMSYYTEEMKTIWKHKESKIASSEKMRIGGTAEMAWMQICDPSDKEKGHYSIEISDGVTTHTRTFDLSGQAYTDAYEEYLRLKAAAFAEKNRGRVVGGLPDVVTIMEEKSLSLTCTVWGEPTPEVTWFKNEQEVISNEHTRVTFDGGKFASLVINKVTPDDSGKYSINVRNKYGGEFVEITVSVYKHGEQIPEPKLGMPKTATPVATTAATPAPAKSPAPPSKTPTPVPSKAQTPAPSMKSPTPASTPASTPVPKSPTPSPKPPTPAAKSPTPSLKSPTPTPKSPTPSRGMKSPTPTRSMKSPTPK; encoded by the exons ATGGCTTCAGtcaagaagtgtgtgtgtcaaGTCAAAAGCGATTATGCATTTCAGCACAATAAATATGTaatgaagcagcaacagcagcacactcAAAG GAAATCAAGCTTTAAATCTCTGAGCCAGGTCCGGGCCCAGGCCACAGAGGCAATGGCAGAGCAAGAGTACACCATTCCGGTGTTCCGGGAGAG GAGCgttgaggagagggaggagtaCCAGCGGGTGTCTTCAAATGTGGAGAAAGGACTCAGTGTCATTCAGGAGGAGCTCCACAGGATGCGGATGGCCACCAAGGCTCAGGTGGACAGCCTCGCGCTTGATAGACAG GTCAAGGACATGATGACCAAACGGGTGGAGTTTTTGGATGAAGTCCCCAAAATGCCGGACTTTATCATAGCCCTGCGGCCCCACACTGTGTGGGAGAAGACCCCCATCAAACTGTTCTGCACTGTGCAGGGAAACCCAAGACCCATTGTCAAATG GTATAAAGAAGGAGTGCCCGTCGACCCCCTGAGCACTCCAGGAAAGTACAAGATTGAGAGCAAATATGGAGTTCACAGTTTGGTCATCAGCAG GTGTGCTGTGAGCGACACAGCGGAGTACAGCGCCGTGGCCACCAACTCACACGGGGTGGCTACCAGCAAGGCTACAGTCATCGTGAAGA GAGCATCAGGAGCCGGAGCGTCCTGCCATCTTGGATTAG TGCCCCGCATGACCGAGATCCACCCCAGCAAGCTGGAGGTAACCCTAATCGATCACTTCCCAGTGAGCTTTGGCGTTGAGGGCGACTCCATCAGTCTGGTTTGTAGCATGGTGGTTGTCCCCAACCTGCCCAACCTGCCCCCCTTGGCCCAGTGGTACAGAGATG ATAAGCTGCTGAAACCCAATAAGTTTGTGGAGATGTCGGTGGGTGGAGGAGCAGCCCGGCTCACACTGCCTCACCTGGCCAAGGATGACGAGGGGCTCTACACCCTCCGGGTCTTCACCAAGGATGGCTCCACTGAACACAGCGCCTACCTGTTTGTCTCAG ATGCTGCCCCCTCTGTGGCCGGGGCCCCTGGGGCACCAATGAGTGTGAAGGCATATGACATCAATTCAGACTATGTCCTCATTGCCTGGAAACCACCCAACATTGTCAACCAGGCGCCAATCATCGGATACTTTGTGGACCG GTGTGAAGCCGGCAGTGACACCTGGGTCCAGTGCAACGACTCCCCCGTCAATGTTTGCAAATACCCGGTTCATGGCCTGAAAGTGGGCCACACATACCATTTCCGCGTCAGGGCCGTGAACAGCGCTGGCATCAGCAGACCGTCCCGCAAGTCCGACAAGGTGACCGCGCTCGACACTGCAGAGAGTGAGAAGCTGCAAGGTACCGAGGAAG TGATTAAAATCGAGGGCAGGTATGACATAGTGATCAGGGATGATGAACTGGAAG GCTATGTAACAATCCCAGGGGAGCCCACAAATGTGCACGCGTCCGAGATTTTCAGGTCTTATATCGTGCTGAGCTGGAAGCCTCCAAGCCCCCGCGGACGGGCTCCACTGTGGTACGTCATCGAGAAG TGCTTAGCAGGCACTGGAGCGTGGCAGCGGGTCAACACAGGCATCCAGCTGCTTGCCCCCCGTTACCCGGTTTTTGATTTGCAAGATGGGCAAAAGTACCAGTTCCGAGTGTATTCAGTCAACATGTACGGCTCCAGTGAGGCCTCTGAGCCAAGCGAGTCCATCCAAAAGGTCAATCTGGATG GTACTGAGCGGCCGACAG GTGTCCCTTCTGCTCCTGGGCATGTCGTTGCAACCAGGAACTCAAAGTCATCTGTGTTCGTGCAATGGGAGGCTTCCAAACATCCCAAAAACTTGATGGGATATTACATTGACGGTCGTGTGGTCGGAGCCAAAGACTGGTTCCCTTGTAACCACAAACCCTTCAAACAAAACAG GTTTGTTGTCCACGGCTTGGTCCCAGGTGAGAGCTACGTGTTTCGCGTCCAGGCCGTCAATGTCTTTGGCCTGAGCGAGGAGTCTCAGGAGTCCACTCCCATCTCGGTGGAGCCTGCGCTCG CAACTCCCAGTGCTCCTTATGGCATCACCATGCTGAACTGCGATGGCTCTTCTATCACTTTGGCCTGGAAGAGTCCAAAACACTGTGGTGGCTCCAAAATCAACGCATACTACATCGACAAACGAGATGTTGACTCCCTGGTATGGAAGGAGGTCAACCAGGAGGCCGTCACTGAGAGGATCTGCACT GTTGACAGTCTAATAGAGGGAACCTTCTACGAGTTCAAGGTTCAGGCTGCTAACATGGCTGGCGTTGGTTTACCCTCTGTTCCCAGTCTTCCAATGAAGTGTGTGGCTTGGACTATGGAGGAACCAG GTCCAGCTTACGATCTGAGCTTCAGCGAGGTCCGAAGCCACTCCCTGGTCTTTCTCTGGAAGGCTCCAGTCTATTATGGAAAGAGTGCAATCACAGGATATTATGTGGACATGGCCAAGAAGGGCTCATCCGAGTTTGAGACTCTCAACCAGGAGCCTGTGAGCCACCGGTACCTGCAG GTTACTGGTCTGGAGGAAGGACAATCTTACATTTTTAGAGTTCGTGCAGTAAATTCTGTCGGTGTTGGAAAACCTTCCGAGGTGTCAGATCCAGTCTGTGCCAAAGCTCTGCCAG GCACAAAGGAGATTGTTGCCAGTGTAGACGAGGAGACTGGAGACATCTACCTCTCCCTTGAAGCCTGTGAGATCAGCGAGACATCCAAGTTTGTGTGGTCCAAGAACTACAAGCCAATTGGCGAATGCCCCCGAGTGTCCGTGACAGCAAAGGGCAGAAC CTCCAGGCTGACCTTCACCAACCCCGACAAAGACGATCTAGGGCGATACTCTGTGGTCGTCACCGACACAGACGGCGTTTCCGCTAGCCACACTCTGACAGATGATG ctctgaacACCATGTTAGAGCTCAGCTACTCCATCAGGAACCCCA TTATCCCACTCAAACACAATCTGAACTACGAGGTTTTGGAGAAAGGACATGTGCGATTTTGGGTGCAAGCCGTCAAACTATCCCCGTCTGTGTCGTACAGATTCATCGTTAATGATAAGGAGGTCACGAGTGGGGAG GGACACAAGATCAGCCACAATGTGGCAGCAGGAATTATCGAGATGACAGTAGATAATTTCACCAGAGCCAGTGAGGGCACCTACACCGTCCAGATCCATGACGGCAAAGCCAAAACCCAGAGCtccctggtgctggtgggagaTG tgttcaaagctgctctgaaggaggcTGAGTTTCAGAGGAAAGAGTACATCAGGAAACAAG GTCCTCATTTCTCAGAGTATTTGTATTTCACGGTCACTGAGCATTGCACCGTGATGCTGGCCTGCAAG GTGGCAAATGTGAAGAAGGAGACATCTTTCCACTGGTTCAAAGAGGATGAAGAGATCGTTCCAGAAGATCCTCCCAATGTCTTGTCAGGAGCCTGtgctctgcccctccccctg TTCTCCAGGAAAGATCAGGGCATCTACAAGGCCGTGCTCGCTGACGACAGGGGAAAAGATACCTCTGTCTTCGATATCTCAGGCCAAG tgtttgatgacatcatcaacgcCATCACTCACATTGCTG GTGCATCTGCCTCTGAGCTGGTGCTGCAGTGCACTCCAGAGGGCATTAGGCTGCAGTGCTACATGAGCTACTACACTGAGGAGATGAAGACCATCTGGAAACACAA GGAGAGTAAGATTGCCTCCTCTGAGAAAATGAGAATTGGCGGCACAGCTGAGATGGCCTGGATGCAGATCTGTGATCCGTCCGACAAGGAGAAGGGTCATTATTCCATCGAAATTTCAGATGGAGTGACGACCCACACCAGAACCTTCGATCTCTCTGGACAAG CATACACTGATGCCTATGAGGAGTACCTGAGACTCAA GGCTGCAGCTTTTGCTGAAAAGA ACCGTGGCAGGGTGGTTGGTGGCCTGCCAGACGTGGTCACTATTATGGAAGAGAAG TCTCTGAGTCTCACCTGCACAGTATGGGGTGAGCCAACACCTGAGGTCACATGGTTCAAGAACGAGCAGGAAGTGATCTCCAATGAACACACCAGGGTCACATTTGATGGCGGTAAATTTGCCAGTCTGGTGATAAACAAAGTCACTCCTGATGACTCTGGGAAGTACAGCATCAACGTCCGCAACAAGTACGGAGGTGAGTTCGTCGAGATCACCGTCAGCGTCTACAAGCATGGCGAGCAGATCCCAGAGCCCAAACTGGGGATGCCCAAGACAGCCACACCAGTCGCTACAACTGCAGCCACACCTGCACCAGCAAAGTCCCCAGCTCCACCCTCCAAGACCCCCACCCCGGTCCCATCTAAGGCCCAGACCCCAGCACCATCCATGAAGAGCCCAACTCCAGCTTCCACACCCGCCTCCACCCCAGTTCCCAAGTCCCCAACTCCAAGTCCCAAACCTCCAACTCCAGCTGCTAAATCTCCAACTCCAAGTCTCAAATCTCCAACCCCAACACCAAAGTCTCCAACCCCATCTCGTGGTATGAAGTCACCAACCCCGACCCGATCCATGAAGTCTCCGACCCCCAAGTAA
- the myom2a gene encoding M-protein, striated muscle isoform X1 yields the protein MASVKKCVCQVKSDYAFQHNKYVMKQQQQHTQRKSSFKSLSQVRAQATEAMAEQEYTIPVFRERSVEEREEYQRVSSNVEKGLSVIQEELHRMRMATKAQVDSLALDRQVKDMMTKRVEFLDEVPKMPDFIIALRPHTVWEKTPIKLFCTVQGNPRPIVKWYKEGVPVDPLSTPGKYKIESKYGVHSLVISRCAVSDTAEYSAVATNSHGVATSKATVIVKRASGAGASCHLGLVPRMTEIHPSKLEVTLIDHFPVSFGVEGDSISLVCSMVVVPNLPNLPPLAQWYRDDKLLKPNKFVEMSVGGGAARLTLPHLAKDDEGLYTLRVFTKDGSTEHSAYLFVSDAAPSVAGAPGAPMSVKAYDINSDYVLIAWKPPNIVNQAPIIGYFVDRCEAGSDTWVQCNDSPVNVCKYPVHGLKVGHTYHFRVRAVNSAGISRPSRKSDKVTALDTAESEKLQVIKIEGRYDIVIRDDELEGYVTIPGEPTNVHASEIFRSYIVLSWKPPSPRGRAPLWYVIEKCLAGTGAWQRVNTGIQLLAPRYPVFDLQDGQKYQFRVYSVNMYGSSEASEPSESIQKVNLDGTERPTGVPSAPGHVVATRNSKSSVFVQWEASKHPKNLMGYYIDGRVVGAKDWFPCNHKPFKQNRFVVHGLVPGESYVFRVQAVNVFGLSEESQESTPISVEPALGRGQEYATPSAPYGITMLNCDGSSITLAWKSPKHCGGSKINAYYIDKRDVDSLVWKEVNQEAVTERICTVDSLIEGTFYEFKVQAANMAGVGLPSVPSLPMKCVAWTMEEPGPAYDLSFSEVRSHSLVFLWKAPVYYGKSAITGYYVDMAKKGSSEFETLNQEPVSHRYLQVTGLEEGQSYIFRVRAVNSVGVGKPSEVSDPVCAKALPGTKEIVASVDEETGDIYLSLEACEISETSKFVWSKNYKPIGECPRVSVTAKGRTSRLTFTNPDKDDLGRYSVVVTDTDGVSASHTLTDDALNTMLELSYSIRNPIIPLKHNLNYEVLEKGHVRFWVQAVKLSPSVSYRFIVNDKEVTSGEGHKISHNVAAGIIEMTVDNFTRASEGTYTVQIHDGKAKTQSSLVLVGDVFKAALKEAEFQRKEYIRKQGPHFSEYLYFTVTEHCTVMLACKVANVKKETSFHWFKEDEEIVPEDPPNVLSGACALPLPLFSRKDQGIYKAVLADDRGKDTSVFDISGQVFDDIINAITHIAGASASELVLQCTPEGIRLQCYMSYYTEEMKTIWKHKESKIASSEKMRIGGTAEMAWMQICDPSDKEKGHYSIEISDGVTTHTRTFDLSGQAYTDAYEEYLRLKAAAFAEKNRGRVVGGLPDVVTIMEEKSLSLTCTVWGEPTPEVTWFKNEQEVISNEHTRVTFDGGKFASLVINKVTPDDSGKYSINVRNKYGGEFVEITVSVYKHGEQIPEPKLGMPKTATPVATTAATPAPAKSPAPPSKTPTPVPSKAQTPAPSMKSPTPASTPASTPVPKSPTPSPKPPTPAAKSPTPSLKSPTPTPKSPTPSRGMKSPTPTRSMKSPTPK from the exons ATGGCTTCAGtcaagaagtgtgtgtgtcaaGTCAAAAGCGATTATGCATTTCAGCACAATAAATATGTaatgaagcagcaacagcagcacactcAAAG GAAATCAAGCTTTAAATCTCTGAGCCAGGTCCGGGCCCAGGCCACAGAGGCAATGGCAGAGCAAGAGTACACCATTCCGGTGTTCCGGGAGAG GAGCgttgaggagagggaggagtaCCAGCGGGTGTCTTCAAATGTGGAGAAAGGACTCAGTGTCATTCAGGAGGAGCTCCACAGGATGCGGATGGCCACCAAGGCTCAGGTGGACAGCCTCGCGCTTGATAGACAG GTCAAGGACATGATGACCAAACGGGTGGAGTTTTTGGATGAAGTCCCCAAAATGCCGGACTTTATCATAGCCCTGCGGCCCCACACTGTGTGGGAGAAGACCCCCATCAAACTGTTCTGCACTGTGCAGGGAAACCCAAGACCCATTGTCAAATG GTATAAAGAAGGAGTGCCCGTCGACCCCCTGAGCACTCCAGGAAAGTACAAGATTGAGAGCAAATATGGAGTTCACAGTTTGGTCATCAGCAG GTGTGCTGTGAGCGACACAGCGGAGTACAGCGCCGTGGCCACCAACTCACACGGGGTGGCTACCAGCAAGGCTACAGTCATCGTGAAGA GAGCATCAGGAGCCGGAGCGTCCTGCCATCTTGGATTAG TGCCCCGCATGACCGAGATCCACCCCAGCAAGCTGGAGGTAACCCTAATCGATCACTTCCCAGTGAGCTTTGGCGTTGAGGGCGACTCCATCAGTCTGGTTTGTAGCATGGTGGTTGTCCCCAACCTGCCCAACCTGCCCCCCTTGGCCCAGTGGTACAGAGATG ATAAGCTGCTGAAACCCAATAAGTTTGTGGAGATGTCGGTGGGTGGAGGAGCAGCCCGGCTCACACTGCCTCACCTGGCCAAGGATGACGAGGGGCTCTACACCCTCCGGGTCTTCACCAAGGATGGCTCCACTGAACACAGCGCCTACCTGTTTGTCTCAG ATGCTGCCCCCTCTGTGGCCGGGGCCCCTGGGGCACCAATGAGTGTGAAGGCATATGACATCAATTCAGACTATGTCCTCATTGCCTGGAAACCACCCAACATTGTCAACCAGGCGCCAATCATCGGATACTTTGTGGACCG GTGTGAAGCCGGCAGTGACACCTGGGTCCAGTGCAACGACTCCCCCGTCAATGTTTGCAAATACCCGGTTCATGGCCTGAAAGTGGGCCACACATACCATTTCCGCGTCAGGGCCGTGAACAGCGCTGGCATCAGCAGACCGTCCCGCAAGTCCGACAAGGTGACCGCGCTCGACACTGCAGAGAGTGAGAAGCTGCAAG TGATTAAAATCGAGGGCAGGTATGACATAGTGATCAGGGATGATGAACTGGAAG GCTATGTAACAATCCCAGGGGAGCCCACAAATGTGCACGCGTCCGAGATTTTCAGGTCTTATATCGTGCTGAGCTGGAAGCCTCCAAGCCCCCGCGGACGGGCTCCACTGTGGTACGTCATCGAGAAG TGCTTAGCAGGCACTGGAGCGTGGCAGCGGGTCAACACAGGCATCCAGCTGCTTGCCCCCCGTTACCCGGTTTTTGATTTGCAAGATGGGCAAAAGTACCAGTTCCGAGTGTATTCAGTCAACATGTACGGCTCCAGTGAGGCCTCTGAGCCAAGCGAGTCCATCCAAAAGGTCAATCTGGATG GTACTGAGCGGCCGACAG GTGTCCCTTCTGCTCCTGGGCATGTCGTTGCAACCAGGAACTCAAAGTCATCTGTGTTCGTGCAATGGGAGGCTTCCAAACATCCCAAAAACTTGATGGGATATTACATTGACGGTCGTGTGGTCGGAGCCAAAGACTGGTTCCCTTGTAACCACAAACCCTTCAAACAAAACAG GTTTGTTGTCCACGGCTTGGTCCCAGGTGAGAGCTACGTGTTTCGCGTCCAGGCCGTCAATGTCTTTGGCCTGAGCGAGGAGTCTCAGGAGTCCACTCCCATCTCGGTGGAGCCTGCGCTCG GTAGAGGGCAAGAATATG CAACTCCCAGTGCTCCTTATGGCATCACCATGCTGAACTGCGATGGCTCTTCTATCACTTTGGCCTGGAAGAGTCCAAAACACTGTGGTGGCTCCAAAATCAACGCATACTACATCGACAAACGAGATGTTGACTCCCTGGTATGGAAGGAGGTCAACCAGGAGGCCGTCACTGAGAGGATCTGCACT GTTGACAGTCTAATAGAGGGAACCTTCTACGAGTTCAAGGTTCAGGCTGCTAACATGGCTGGCGTTGGTTTACCCTCTGTTCCCAGTCTTCCAATGAAGTGTGTGGCTTGGACTATGGAGGAACCAG GTCCAGCTTACGATCTGAGCTTCAGCGAGGTCCGAAGCCACTCCCTGGTCTTTCTCTGGAAGGCTCCAGTCTATTATGGAAAGAGTGCAATCACAGGATATTATGTGGACATGGCCAAGAAGGGCTCATCCGAGTTTGAGACTCTCAACCAGGAGCCTGTGAGCCACCGGTACCTGCAG GTTACTGGTCTGGAGGAAGGACAATCTTACATTTTTAGAGTTCGTGCAGTAAATTCTGTCGGTGTTGGAAAACCTTCCGAGGTGTCAGATCCAGTCTGTGCCAAAGCTCTGCCAG GCACAAAGGAGATTGTTGCCAGTGTAGACGAGGAGACTGGAGACATCTACCTCTCCCTTGAAGCCTGTGAGATCAGCGAGACATCCAAGTTTGTGTGGTCCAAGAACTACAAGCCAATTGGCGAATGCCCCCGAGTGTCCGTGACAGCAAAGGGCAGAAC CTCCAGGCTGACCTTCACCAACCCCGACAAAGACGATCTAGGGCGATACTCTGTGGTCGTCACCGACACAGACGGCGTTTCCGCTAGCCACACTCTGACAGATGATG ctctgaacACCATGTTAGAGCTCAGCTACTCCATCAGGAACCCCA TTATCCCACTCAAACACAATCTGAACTACGAGGTTTTGGAGAAAGGACATGTGCGATTTTGGGTGCAAGCCGTCAAACTATCCCCGTCTGTGTCGTACAGATTCATCGTTAATGATAAGGAGGTCACGAGTGGGGAG GGACACAAGATCAGCCACAATGTGGCAGCAGGAATTATCGAGATGACAGTAGATAATTTCACCAGAGCCAGTGAGGGCACCTACACCGTCCAGATCCATGACGGCAAAGCCAAAACCCAGAGCtccctggtgctggtgggagaTG tgttcaaagctgctctgaaggaggcTGAGTTTCAGAGGAAAGAGTACATCAGGAAACAAG GTCCTCATTTCTCAGAGTATTTGTATTTCACGGTCACTGAGCATTGCACCGTGATGCTGGCCTGCAAG GTGGCAAATGTGAAGAAGGAGACATCTTTCCACTGGTTCAAAGAGGATGAAGAGATCGTTCCAGAAGATCCTCCCAATGTCTTGTCAGGAGCCTGtgctctgcccctccccctg TTCTCCAGGAAAGATCAGGGCATCTACAAGGCCGTGCTCGCTGACGACAGGGGAAAAGATACCTCTGTCTTCGATATCTCAGGCCAAG tgtttgatgacatcatcaacgcCATCACTCACATTGCTG GTGCATCTGCCTCTGAGCTGGTGCTGCAGTGCACTCCAGAGGGCATTAGGCTGCAGTGCTACATGAGCTACTACACTGAGGAGATGAAGACCATCTGGAAACACAA GGAGAGTAAGATTGCCTCCTCTGAGAAAATGAGAATTGGCGGCACAGCTGAGATGGCCTGGATGCAGATCTGTGATCCGTCCGACAAGGAGAAGGGTCATTATTCCATCGAAATTTCAGATGGAGTGACGACCCACACCAGAACCTTCGATCTCTCTGGACAAG CATACACTGATGCCTATGAGGAGTACCTGAGACTCAA GGCTGCAGCTTTTGCTGAAAAGA ACCGTGGCAGGGTGGTTGGTGGCCTGCCAGACGTGGTCACTATTATGGAAGAGAAG TCTCTGAGTCTCACCTGCACAGTATGGGGTGAGCCAACACCTGAGGTCACATGGTTCAAGAACGAGCAGGAAGTGATCTCCAATGAACACACCAGGGTCACATTTGATGGCGGTAAATTTGCCAGTCTGGTGATAAACAAAGTCACTCCTGATGACTCTGGGAAGTACAGCATCAACGTCCGCAACAAGTACGGAGGTGAGTTCGTCGAGATCACCGTCAGCGTCTACAAGCATGGCGAGCAGATCCCAGAGCCCAAACTGGGGATGCCCAAGACAGCCACACCAGTCGCTACAACTGCAGCCACACCTGCACCAGCAAAGTCCCCAGCTCCACCCTCCAAGACCCCCACCCCGGTCCCATCTAAGGCCCAGACCCCAGCACCATCCATGAAGAGCCCAACTCCAGCTTCCACACCCGCCTCCACCCCAGTTCCCAAGTCCCCAACTCCAAGTCCCAAACCTCCAACTCCAGCTGCTAAATCTCCAACTCCAAGTCTCAAATCTCCAACCCCAACACCAAAGTCTCCAACCCCATCTCGTGGTATGAAGTCACCAACCCCGACCCGATCCATGAAGTCTCCGACCCCCAAGTAA